The Populus alba chromosome 13, ASM523922v2, whole genome shotgun sequence genome contains the following window.
TCAACAGAGAATTACAAAGGGGTTCCATACACAACCACACTGCTGAGCACAAGTTTATGGACATTCTATGGACTTATCAAGCCAGATATTCTTGTTGTATCAGTGAATGGAGTTGGAGCCATCTTCCAATTCATTTATGTCAcactctttctcatttatgctCCCAAGGATACGAAGGTGACATTCATTGATGTTTCATtgtcccttttgttttcttattttgcaaAGTAATCCATGCACACAGACCATAAATTGCTTTATCAAGAAACCTTTGTTTGCTTGCTTAATATGAACAAGCTCGCTTTTATAatatgtgaaattaaaaaaaaaaaaaaactaaaatcaagatGGTAtggcattaattaaaaaatcccTAGTTAATTATTCCTAGTTAAactgggttttttgtttttcttaatctgTTTTGTCTTCAGCCAGGCCGGGTTCAATAATAATGACTCAAACacatgatttattatttattttttcaggttaCGATGGCAAAGTTAGTGGCCATTTTGAATGTTGGTTTTCTTGGAGTAGTAATTGCGGTTGCTCTTCTAGCAATTCATGAAAATCTGCGAATTACCTTCGTTGGAATTTTGTGTGCTGCATTAACAATTGGCATGTATGCAGCTCCATTATCAGCCATGGTAAGCTTCACTAACTAGAGCTTGTAGCTAGAATTTCCTTTGAAGTAGACATGTGTAATGACATTAATTGATACCTTCAAGGTTCTTGAAACTCCTTGGATTTAAAGTTCTATTGATCTTCAGAATCATATAGCATGTTCTTGATGGACCATTAATTTGGCTTGAATGCTATGCATCACAGAGAAGAGTAATAAAGACGAAGAGCGTGGAGTACATGCCatttttgctctcttttttcctgTTCCTCAATGGAGGTGTTTGGTCAACTTATTCAGTACTTGTCAAAGACTTCTACATTGGAGTAAGTTCTGTAACATTTTTGTCATTTGCCGACTCTCTGCATCTCAAAAGTAGATGAAGAAAACAACTCTTGAAATGAAATCTGAGGTAAAGTACGTAATTAATGCATGTCCAACTTCAGGTGCCTAATGCAGTTGGTTTTGTATTGGGGTCAGCTCAATTGATCCTATATTTAATgtacaagaacaagaacaagtcAGCATCAGCCAAAACAATGATAGAAGAAGATGGCTCGGTACAAATGGTGAAAGGAAGTGTCGATATTCTTGTACACAGAAATAAGGACGGTGAAGATGACGGTGGTGTTGAAGAGGGCAGCTTGAAGAACAGAAGTATCAGTAAGGGAAAGAGCCTGCCAAAGCCATCGGTTAATGGAGAATACAGCTTACAAAAGATCACGAAGACACTCTCTTTTAGTGCTAACGAGGCTGGTATTGAGAATGGGAAACTTGATAGCCCTTGATTGATACTTGGATTAGGTCTAACAAGATCAATGAAGACTACATACATATACCTAGTTACCCTAGCACTTACTGTTTTTGGTCCTTAATTACTTTACAAAACGGGAAGGGAAGTTTACTGCATGTGTTATCAATAATCAAGGAAAAGCAGATGCCTTCCGATGGTTCCTGCGGTGTAATAATCGGCATGCTTTCCGATGGTTTTCGACGGTGCCATAAGCGGTGCCTCCAGGGCCTCTTTCAATGGATGCGTATAATGTTGACTATGAGCTATCGTTATGGCCTGCACAATGCTTTTTCCTGATATATCTTCACTTATTGAGACCATTTTAACTCTTCAATTTCTAAGATGACATGGAAAAGACTTGTAAATCACTCGTATAAAGCAACTCAGAACAAATTAAATGCCAATGTGTCACGTACTCTTCCAAATTGAGAAACGAAAAGTGAAGGGCTATGTCTGGCCTTCAACGTaccagtaaaaaatattttaaatttctatttagaGGAGAGAAATTGCTATGTTTAGATTTCAagatttaattatatgtttttatagtttttcgtGTTTAAcatataataactaaaaaaataaaaaatatagcttattatttataaaaaaaaatctgaagaaaaaaaaaaaccctataaattagtaaaaatatcaatttgcttcctaaataatattcatatattaattcaagataattttaaaaattaacttcatcaagtctttacttgatttttctaggtctagaaatataatcaTTATATTGATTATATTCTagttcttaatttctaaaatatattttaatcaagttatacTAATTAAATCAtcttagtttaatttataattaatggtTATTAATGAATATGACTCGTTGGATTCTTAATATGttaacccaaatataaattctaattctaattaaatagaattaaataaatcaaataatttaatttattatcaattaaacaattgattaatttatatttaaagatcaaggGTATCTAGCAATGTGTCATGATtcctcaaatattagaaaaaacattagtgGTTTGACTAACTTTTCAATGACTGGTTTAGTTtcttagtataattaatatattttcatcaataatgttctaattaatttaacattaaagcatgaCGTATTTCTGttatgttaaatcatgtttgctctctacataataataattgatcgtcagatttgaaactcttttcaaattttattccaCCTTGACCAAGGATTTCTCAgttaatactatttgagaacaaatgaaatattttttttctaattcactcAGGGTGATAAATCTTTTCTTAATTACTTAAGTACCTatttatataattcatgttatatCTAATGTTTGTCATTTCATTACCtcgattaagataacatgtaatggaattaaaacataatattttctatataagatgACTTAATAATCTCAAGTTTAAGAATCACTTATACAACCATTACGTAAGTCTTTTCATAGACATTATCTCTTAATATAGAATTCTCATGCGAGTTAATTCAATATACATGTCTTATGACAAACacatacatattagttctagatattttttatacccCAACTTATGAGAGTAATTGCTTCATTTCATAAGGgaaagaacataatatatacAAGTCTTTACAGCTCTAATGAATGTTCAGTATTTAAGAGAGCATCGATCATgaatattttagaaacaatgctttgatgtaataaaaatctcataattataataattttataattttttttatagagcaTTTCTTGTCTCATGGATTGTATCTTTactttagattcattaatctaatattataggaatattaaaaataaataatttttttattaataataaaagtatatttacatgaatataataataccaatacatattaaattaatagttttggAAGCAAGGAAATCAAACAATTCAATGGAACAAAACTTGTCTGGCATCCCTCAAAGTTGCAATGGTGGTTACATTGAATTTACATATTTTACCCTGCCATTTGAAACAGTTATActcaaatttctttatttttttttatgtttgctcTTCAAATCATCCATTTTCTGCTTTCCCTCTTCAATAATTTCTGCAGCCGAAGATTTCTGAGAAACCAATGATTCCTTCATTTCCATTAACTTTTGGACGGCCGCTTCAATTCTAGCTTCTTCAAATGTGAACTGTGACAGCTTTGATTCCTCTACTTGTAATTctactttctctctctcaagtATTGCCAGGAAATCAGGATTTTCTTTGTGAAAATTTTCGAGTTCAGATTGAGCAGATTCTTTTGAAGACCCCATAAAAGAAATCCTGTCGTTGAGTTCAGCGAGAAGTTGCTTCATATCTCACAGAATCAGGGTTTTTGTGTCATCCCCCGAATAATGACAGATCAGAATGTCGACAGTTCTCTCCATGTCACTCAGTTGAGTAATATTGTCTAAATTGGACGTTATTAATTATTCATCTATCTTCAAAGCTTCTTCCATTGCTGTTCAGTATTTACAGCTCGGTTACAGCTCTGTTCACAAGTGGTGTCCCTTTCTGTAATGGAACCCTGCAAAAGAACTACATAAGATTCTAACAGCGAAAAGGGATCCCAAGGAAAGAGAGTATATGATGCTCAGAAAGAAGATGATATTGTGTAGAGTTCATCTCAGAGTGGCAATAGCATGGATTGAAGAAATAACGGACAACATTCAACACTGTTCACAAATCCAGCAAACCTTGCTATGAAATAGACTGAACTTCACGGTATGAAGTGAAATGGAAGGTAATATAGCCAAAGATCTACAGTGCCTCCTCGGACGGTCCTGAGGATATTTATAGGATCTCGCCAGGTGACAAAcaataaatcttcttttcaaCTCATTAATCTTCAGCTTTTGGGTCTCAAATTTCTTCAGCTTTCTATTGTTAGTTTCGGTCTCCTTGTAATTCTAGGAGTTGCTTTTTAAGTCCTGCCACTGTtgtatatgtttgtttgattcttCATTTATGCTGGAGTACCCATTACTTATCACGCAAGACATGGATTTGATGCTTGGGCACTTGAAATCTGGTGGGAAAAATGCAGGAATTTTTTACAAGATATCCAATTCCAAGCTGCATGCTTGTATTTTGAAATGATCCCAAATTCCTAAAGATTTTGACGCTTTGCTGATTATGAAATTCattcattttcaaaaagaaactgATTGAAAAATGGAGCTTCAAAGGATGGTTGCTCTCCCATTATTGCATCATCTATCGAACGTGAAGCATTATCACAAGGTAATGGAGTTCTATGGACCATATCAGGACTGGGTTCTtgagcccccccccccccccaacactAATGGATAGCGCATACGAGGAGGAATCACTCTATATCTCTGAAGGAATGGGGCTGCATTGGGATCATTCTCATGACAGCGTagcaaattaattttgttaatctTCCACCAACCATCCTTTTTCAAGGAAGAAGTTACTGAAACATTACATCCCTCCTTCAGTGATGGCCTacgtaatttgtttttctttcctcttgACTTGTTGGCTCCCTCTTTACTACATACCATGCTGACAGTACATATTCCACCCTTGTTCTTATCCTTTCTTGAAGTTCTGGTTCTCCATTGAAACCCAACA
Protein-coding sequences here:
- the LOC118060980 gene encoding bidirectional sugar transporter SWEET16-like isoform X1, translating into MASLSFFVGITGNIISLLLFVSPVKTFWGVVKKKSTENYKGVPYTTTLLSTSLWTFYGLIKPDILVVSVNGVGAIFQFIYVTLFLIYAPKDTKVTMAKLVAILNVGFLGVVIAVALLAIHENLRITFVGILCAALTIGMYAAPLSAMHVLDGPLIWLECYASQRRVIKTKSVEYMPFLLSFFLFLNGGVWSTYSVLVKDFYIGVPNAVGFVLGSAQLILYLMYKNKNKSASAKTMIEEDGSVQMVKGSVDILVHRNKDGEDDGGVEEGSLKNRSISKGKSLPKPSVNGEYSLQKITKTLSFSANEAGIENGKLDSP
- the LOC118060980 gene encoding bidirectional sugar transporter SWEET16-like isoform X2, which codes for MASLSFFVGITGNIISLLLFVSPVKTFWGVVKKKSTENYKGVPYTTTLLSTSLWTFYGLIKPDILVVSVNGVGAIFQFIYVTLFLIYAPKDTKVTMAKLVAILNVGFLGVVIAVALLAIHENLRITFVGILCAALTIGMYAAPLSAMRRVIKTKSVEYMPFLLSFFLFLNGGVWSTYSVLVKDFYIGVPNAVGFVLGSAQLILYLMYKNKNKSASAKTMIEEDGSVQMVKGSVDILVHRNKDGEDDGGVEEGSLKNRSISKGKSLPKPSVNGEYSLQKITKTLSFSANEAGIENGKLDSP